DNA from Triticum aestivum cultivar Chinese Spring chromosome 7D, IWGSC CS RefSeq v2.1, whole genome shotgun sequence:
TTTCAGAAGTGCGAACAAAAAATGATAAGAAAAAGGGTGTTCGAAACTTTCCCAAACATTTTTCCAATTTGTGAACAATGTTTTTCGAAAATGGGATCATTTTTAAAATTCCGGTCCAATAGGTGCCCGATAGGAGTGATGGCGTCGCTTAGATGGGCAAGGCCtaagattttattttattttctatttttaggTAATTCACTTTGTTCTCCTTTTTAAactttattattattttgaaacttgttcaaaaaattgaaataccaAAATAACAGTTTTCAATAACTATTTAAAACTCTTTTTTcctataaatattttttaaattattTTAGAAAAGTATTTGTTGTTTTCAATTCTATCATTTTGTATTATTAGTTATGAAAACTTAAAATGACAGTTTTAAATACCTATATAAATTATGATTTAAAATACCCTTTTccttcaaacctggcatggatgtcTACTCGAGCACGCTATGTAGAACTTGATGTTttttggatattcttgaaatgACCCTAACTTTTTGCCAGCAGgtggcatgcccatggtaggcatcgaTGCCCCCAATATTTTTTCCATGGCCTTGTataaccaattcaaggcaccaaCCCAAGTTGCTTGAGTTtttgacaagttttgcattttctaaAGTTTTCTCGGTCGATAAATGGATAGACATGTTGCAACTTACATACAGTGTCGAAAGTCGTTCAAACCTGCCATGGATGCCTACCATTAGCATATCCATCTAGTAGCAAAAGTTGGGGTAATTTCAAGGATATCCGCAAAAACATCATGTTCAACGGAGTGTGTTCAGGTTGCCCAGAAGGGTCCGTCTGAGAGCACGTTGTTTttcgacatccttgaaatggccCTAATTTTTTTTCATGGCCTCATATGAACAATCCAAGGCACCATGACAAGTTGTTttggttttcgacaagttttgtATTTTCCTCGAAATAGCTCCATTTCttcatggccttgtatgaccaattcaaagcACCATGTCAAATTGTTTGGGTTTTCGCCCAATtttgcattttcaaaaaatgtttatagtTTCAGTAAAATCTTTacaattttggaaaaaatgttcttcaaattttaaaaatattcaaaaaatcaaTGTATTTTCATAAAAAATGGTTCACAATTTTGAAAATAAATCATGTcccaaagaagttcaaattttggaaaacatttcatttaaaaaaatattccaAAAGAGGAGAAAACACATTAGTTCTTTTTAGCTATAAAAAACTCTTTAGCTACAATATCAGTGTCCGGCCAGCTTGTACAGTACCAATTTTGTTATGTTACAGTATTTCCAAAATAAAACTCCTACTTTACGTCCATTCTAGGTCATAGTAAACTCTGCATATGCATCACCAAATCGTCTTTGTTCTGGTGGTATTAGCAAGTTCACCTCTGCTCGGGATCTTGGGTTTGATTCCTAGCAGGCCCATGATTATTTTTGGGCCGGTCCAAGGCAGACTCAGAAAGGTATGGACAGATCTGGTTGTACCGAAGTAGAAGTGTTTTTTTCTTAACATAGTACACACGCATACGCTCATACATATGCAcacacactcacccctatgaacgcgcaCCCCCCCTAGTACCCCGAAAGACTTGAGCCGCAACATCCTTTTGAGATTGACAAAGTCGTCATAGATGCATTCATAGTCAACGGGAACATACCCTTACATCGaacgcacatcgccaaaaggcccgaaataaatccagaaaaatgcgagcaccGGTGTCAAGACTAGGACTCGAACCCTCGTGGGATGGGGATACCACTCTCCTCCTAACCTTCGGACCACATGTTTGATGTTATTCACCATAATCTAAGGGTCAATTCTGCATGGGAGTTTGTGCCATTCTTTGGGCAGTTTGAGATTGTCAAAATGAGTGTGTTTTTAACAAATCATCTATTTCAATTTTTTGCGGGTTATCTTTAGAGCTACAAAATTATTTCGTATGTGGTCATCGCAACGTGTGGACACTTATGACTTTTGGATGCAGCCATCTGAAAATGATTGCATGGGACTTGTTCAACCAGTTTGGCTAGCATGACAGTAGTAGATTATGTGGAAGTTTCTAATTGTTGTGgccttgttttgttttgttttgtttcttttggtATTTAGAGACTTGGATTTGGTTCACGTTTAATAAAATGGCTGTGTCCATCTTATGATGCAGAGGCgggattttctcctttttttaaaagaaactagtgACGATGAAGTGCTGAGCACAATGTTTATATTACATCGTCGATCGAGTGCACGCCATCATTAACCAATTAGTAGAGTTTACTGTGGCTACTACGGTGAGTACATAGCAAAGATGAGAAGATTAGGGAATGGGACAGCAACATAGAAAGAGGATAGAGCAGAGAGTAACTCTGTGAATTCTGGGAGGATGTATATGTGTAGTGCTGATGTATCGGTTCGCTGTTAGCTCCACTGACGAGGCTGCTGCGACGACGAGAGGATGATGGCGTCGAGTGCCGCCTTCACCTGGGAGATCTCCGGCGCCTCGCCGCCCTGCGCAGGCCAGAATGCGTCCGTCTCGAGCACCTGACATCATTTGCTTGTTAGCTACTAGGATCAGACAAGTGCCGGCTAAGAAACGAGGCCGAAGACGCCGGATTCACATTGCTAAACCGATTAATGTATGTACCGTAAGCTGGAGCTGCATGAACTTGACGTAAGTGATGGCCTTGTCGAGCATGGTGACCATGTCCACCTTGTTGCCGTTGGGCACCAGCTCCTGCAGAACTCTCAGACGCTCCCCGATCCGCTCACGACGAGTCTGTAGTCCACAGTAATTCAGTAAACCTTGTCAGTTCACTGAGAATTGAGGTTGAGCTCCCTTAATTGCGATGGTTCGGGACGAAACTCCATGAGCGTACCTTGGCAGCATCGCTTTGAGGGTCTTTGGCTGAAGTGGTGGCCGCGGACGTTTTGATAGGCTTGACTGCTGATTTCCTGTCGCCGCCGCACTGCTTCTTGGGAAGAGTAGTGCTTTCTTGCTCCGTTCCCTGCTGTGCCTGCGCGCGCGCACGAGGCCGCTTGTGCGAAGGGGAGGCCGCCGGGGGACCGTTGCCGCCGCAGCCCTCGAAGCTGAAGCTTCCCGCCGGCGCGGTTGCCGTTGACGGGCTGTAGCTCAGCTGGTCCGCGGCGTCCATCCACGCGGCAGCAGCGCACTTGTCCTCGCCCGGGCTGTCGAAGGTGAGCAccgaagaggaggaggacatgCGGCCGGCTGGGCTGGTCCAGCCGAGGTCGTGGCTCCCGAACGCGTTGACACTGCCCGGCGCCTCGGCGCCAAGATTGCCGGTCGGCAGCTCCCATGCGTGGGCGTGGCCACCGAGCAAGCATTCCTCCTCGAGGAGATGGGAGTGGTGATCGTACCCGTAGCCGAACCCGAGGACGCCGCCGGCGTCCATGAATGCCGGCACACCGTCACCGACGAAGCCGTCGTAGCAAAACGTGGCTGGCTGACCCACTAGAGCCATGGCGGCGGCAATGAGCAAAGTAAGCGAGCTACTCTACGTAAGTGTTGGTGTATCAAACAGCGACACGTGTGTATGTAATGTCTCTGTATGCTAGCACACGAGAACAGGGGAGGAACTAGGCTTCTGTGATTTGGTAAGGTACTCTTGGGCACAGCCTTATATAGCGCTGCTCTGCGACGACGCCCACATGGCCACTGGGGAAGACGGCGATTAAACAAGCGCATGCCATGGAGGCATTAGCATGGCCGGATTATAGAAATGCAATTGCATTTAATGCCCTCAATTGCTTAGGGTCGCTAGGGAGATACTGGCACTCCCCTCCGTATGATCGATCCAGATTCACGTATAATTGCGCATCCTTGCTCAAGTCTACTCCATCTGCAAAGAACAACAAATGGACGCGCGAGCTGGTTCAGGACTTCGGAGCAAAGATCGGCGGGATGGTGACACACCAAATGGTTTTTGGAAAGAATTGGCTTGCGAAtccttgttttcttcttctttttttaggcCCTGTTTGAAACAAAGGAATTGCCATCCTATATTCCATTGAAATTCCTATGAAGGTATCTCATAAGAATTTTGGAGGAAATCAAACATGAGGTTTAACCTTATGTTTTCTTCTCATTGTGTCCATGTTTTCAGTGTTTTTTAGCGTGATTTCCAAACGACAGTTATGCAGTTTTTTGTGGCTAGTTCAAATCGGAATTCAGGATACATGACATCTCAATTCATTTGTTTTTCTACCCCAGCATTTTGAATTCCTGCACTCCAAACAGGGCCTTATTGAAAAGAAACTGGAAGACTTGAGATCCAAACGATGAAGTTTGGTTTGACGAATTTTCCAGTGCAAGTGATGCGAATTTTctatacttataattaattttgcaTACACAGAAAACATCTTCTTCATTTGGGCCGGAGCTTCACGCTAGCTCggatgcttagagcatctccagccgttggccccttcccaggaggcataaaaatcgccgcctgggggcgagccggcggtaTAATCGGCTCTGGGGCAGTTGGGCACCCAACCGTCGCCCCCAGGCGCTGATGTCGGCTCAGTTTTCGGCTCACTTTCGGCAAAAGTGGCCTCATATCGGCGAGAATCGGttcatattcggcgtggttcggcgTGAATTCTCAACATAActtttttttatcacatagttcatcacagaaatcaatagaaatcaaatagttcaacaaaatagtgcaacaacaaatagttcaatacaaattatatagttcaacaaataaaaactcatatttcatcacacgtcgagctaggcgtcGCCCTTGATCCTCCATAGATGTTGCCTCGGCGAAACCTCTTCTCTTTTTCCGGCTGGGAATGACCTATCTAGCGGTggtgggcggcgggcggcagcgggATCAGCCGGGTGGCGGCCGAGCGCGCGGGAGGTGGGAGGCGAATCTGGACGATAGGCTTGACTTTTCGTCTGATGGTGCGGGCCAGGCGTggttttcccttgcgccggagcccccgagcgctctCCAGTGCTCTGGGTTCGGCCTGCGATCGCCGGACCAAAAAACGGACCGAGCCGGCGGATTTCGGCGTCCTGGAGGCGCGACTGGGGCGTTTTTTCGGCGGCGGCATGGAAAAAGTTGCCTGATGGTGCCTGTTGAGGGCGCGGCTGGAGACACTCTTAGGTTTTCTATGGTGAAACCAGCCCACTAAGGTTCAAGTCTTAGACTTGGCATCATAGGGATAGGATGTGTGTGCTTGTGTTCATACAGATGCATGTATGTGCATATATGTAATGTAAGCATCTGTGACCGTACTATGTTTAGAAAAAAAAAACTTGACGAAAGGTTCTCGCTCGGGATGCAAATTCTCTGCAGTAACGGTGGCTTTTATGTAGACCCAACCCTACATGCCATCTGCAAAGCTGCACCGTGCAGTTATCCCACCATACGTGAGTCATGGCTCAGTGTAGTTTACCCCTCCATCTTCTGCACTTTGTATAGCTGTAGTGTTTGGTTCTTCACAGCCAAGCCACGAATGTCCAGGGCGGATTAGCACCCTAATGACGTACAAAATTACAGGGATAAGATCATGATGCTCACAGATCCCTTCGACCGGCGTAATTTACAGGTGTTGATCACCTGGCTTTGATACGGGCAAAGATATGTAGGCAGTTGCTTGCACCTTGGCATCTGCGTGTGCATTTTCTGTCTAttcctctatctttttttctctctaGGATGCCCACGCAGATAATTAATGCACATGTCTAGCGGCCATGGCAATCAATGCGGTTCATATTCTAACAAGATTGTCCGCCTGCCAATTTATTCCAACATTCTTTTATATCAGTAAAAAATAAAGTCCAAAGTAACATTCGACTACTTCCAATGGCCATGGAAGTAGTAGAGCGTGCACCGTTCGTCCGTGTTCCCTCAAACACCCCTTATACGTTTGGACGGTGCTGTCGGTCACTCACTGGTCTTAAAAATTGATTCAGACAGGTGCCTTAAACATCTGGAACGACCAGCATCACTTATATTCAGCCCAAATGTAAGACGATTATGGAGTGGCTCCAGCATGATCGGACACGTCCGTCACGTCGGATCCGGCCCACGCTGGCCCACCTGACCACACATACATTTGTTTCCATCCGCTCCCCGGATCAAACCCTAATCACTTCACTCCACTCTGCCACCCAAGATCCCATTCGGTGATCTCCGTCCTCTCCAACATGGCGGACAGCGGATCCGAGTCCTACACCTCAAGATCCGTCGATCCCGAACTCATCCCACGCGGCCCCGAGAAGGAGATGACCGTCCGGCTTGCGCTCCGCCGCTCCGGGAAGGCAGTGCTTGGACTCCTTCCGTCGTGAATCCATTGCGTCCGGCTAAATGGCACATGGATCAGTCGTAAGGTGTGTTTCCGCTGCCTCACCGGAGGTGGTGCGGTCCGTCTGGCGACCGAAGGCGGTGGCGGACGCGCAACCCCTCCATTGGCGCACCGAGGCAGAAATGAACGCATGGCGTCGTCCGACGCAAACATGGTGCGGCGTGCCTGCCGTGCCAGGTAGCGGGCGTGTGAGACGGCAGCAGCCCTCACGGCTGTGGACGTTggcgaggcggagtcgcattctccggCGTCTCGTATAGTCACCAGTCCGGGCGCCGCAACCGCATCGTGGTGGATGTCGCCGGCTCCTCCAAggacggatccatcatcgatccaCGTCCACCAGCATCGTCAGGGTTCCGGGCTCCGACatggaagagtagggcatgggagacggcagtgccttgagtcccgtgagccggtCCGTGTCCATGTCCTACTCTACCTTGCCGGTGACCAAAAAAGTACTCGGAGGGGCGCAGTCGGCCGCCGGGCACGGGCACGACAAAGTCGGATGAGCTCCGCTTAGATTAGGTTTTACGGTGCATGAAATAGTATGGATTTGAGATTTCTAAATTCAGGTATCTGGTTGTGGAAAAGATTATTTAGGACTGACCGGCCACTGGCCGCGGGCCTGCCCGGACGTGTTCCCAGGagtttgaggggtcggatttgctgtatccggttgtagatgctctaagccaTCCTTTATCACACTGAAATCTTCAATATGAAGCTTCAAAGAAATTTTAACAGAGTAGTCATATGGGCCTGGTCATCATAATAATCGCTATTGTGGTGATTTTAGCTAAAAACATACAAGCAGAGATTGTGATTTTAGCCCCCAAAAAAGCAGGTAGAGTTCGGTTGACCCGCAACTCATGCATGATGGTAGGGACTAGGAAGATTAAGAAAAAAAAGATGTTCCATTGATGGGTGGGGCCTATGATATGGTGACAACAAATACGAAGACTCTAAGTTCGCGCATTGCCTCTCGagccttttttattttttggagtGCACTTCATAACAACTATCGATGCTGCCTTTTTCACAACTCTAAGTTGCTCTAATCATTTTCCTCCGCTGTCACCGTTGGCCATCTTCGTTGCAGGAGCAACTTGTCTTTTGGGAAGAAGCTTCCATTAAAATGTACTCCTTCTGTTTCAAACTAACTAAGGTTGTAAATAACTTATAAGTAATATTTATTTAAGTGTGACCAATTTATAGGGATTGGGCAAGAGGATACCCTCCCCCTCTCATCTTTGTAATTGTTGTTGATTTGCTCCGGTCCATTCTTAATGAAGTTATGCACAATCATTTAATCAAAGATCTCTTGGCAATTAACTCATCCACTTATTTTTCACTTGAGGATAATATCATAGGTATCCCTGTTACAGAGAGACTACTACTGCGAAAACAGTTATTAGTAAGTGTGTCTGACGCACTTCACTGTTATCTCACCATTGTTATCTACATTACCAACGTCGCTATTCTGAGTAAATGGGTTTACACATTACTCACTAGGaatggatgatgtctactacacaactttattcttgtagacttgtgttgggcctccaagcgcagagttttgtaggacagtaccgattttccctcaagtagatgacctaaggtttatcaatccgtgggaggaatggatgatgtctactacgcaactttattcttgtagacttgtgttgggcctccaagcgcagagttttgtaggacagtaccgattttccctcaagtagatgacctaaggtttatcaatccgtgggaggcataggatgaagatggtctctctcaaacaaccctgcaaccaaatacaagagtctcttgtgtccccaacacaccaaatacaatggtaaattgtataggtgcactagtccggcgaAGGGATTgtaatacaagtgtagtaatgatagtatatattgatttttgtaataggaacagtaaaaaacagcaaggtagcaagtaacaaaagtgagcacaaacggtattgcaatatttggaaataaggcctagagttcatactttcactagtgcaatctctcaacagtgctaacataattagatcatatggcaatccctgaACGTGCAATAAAGAATcgctccaaagttcttatctagcggagaacatgagatgaaattgtttgtagggtacgaaaccacctcaaagttattctttccgattaatctatggagctattcctataagtgtcacaaatagcccaagagttcgtactaaaataataccatatgatacacatcaaccaactctaatgtcacctagatacttcaatgtcaccacaagtatccgtgagttgattatgcgatatgcatcaaacaacttcagattcataatattcaatccaacacaaagaacctcaaagagtgccccaagatttctatcggagaaacaaggacgaaagtgcgcatcaacccctatgcatagattaccccaatgtcacctcgggaatccgtgaactgagtgccagaacatacatcaagtgaatcaatatgacaccccattgtcaccacgggtattcatacgcaagacatacatcaagtgttctcaaatccataaaagtattcaatccgataataatgaaacctcaaaggtaaaaactcaattcatcgcaagaatatagagaggggaaaacaccatatgatccaactatattaacaaagctcgtgatacatcaagatcgtgctaaattaagaacacgagagagagagagagagagagatatcaaacacatagcttctAATACgagccctcagccccgagggtggactactccctcctcatcatggagaccgccgggatgatgaagatggcctccggtaatgatttccccctctggtagaGTGCCGAAAAAGGGCTCTAGATTGTATCGTGGAGGTACATAGGCTTGCGGTGGCGAAGTCAaagttctagggttatttctgggggtttctatatttataagaatttctggcgttggaatcacgcgaagatgggccacgaggtgcccactacccaccagcCCACCACTTTGGCCCCTGGCGCCCTGATAGgtagtggccacctcgtggctcttctggccctcccacgaagcttcggaagtttcttttgttcaaaaaaaatcgtcagaaagttttgctgcatttggacttcatttgatatggattttctggaaaaccaaaaaacaagcagaaaacaactggcaccgggcactaggtcaatatgttagtccgtaaaaatcatataaaatccaTATAAAAGCGCACCAAAATCATACAAAACTACAATAAACATAGCAtgtatacttcataaattatagatacgttggagacgtatcaatggagtGTGGCAGGAAATCATTTGTAACAAATACGTGGGGTCTAAATCCTTTTCTCAAGTTTCATTGGTAACCCGGTGATTCACATTTTAGATATGGCGTCATGAAGGACAAGGaattatttttttaatttggtACTTTCTCAGTTAGGGATGGTTCTCAGGTTCGATTTTGGGAAGATATCTGGCTAGGTGCCACCCCACTTATGGTGCAGTACCCTAGCTTGCACAAGATTGTGAGACATAAATTTGTCACGATCAAACAAGTTTTGGGGCAAGAAAACCCCGATATTCCTTTCCGTAGGGACCTCTTTGGCCCGCGCCTGGTAGCATGGAATGAGTTACTCTCTTGTCTGGAGGACATTCAACTGTCAAGCAAACCAGACAAGTTTCGATGGAAGCTGCATTAGAACGGCAGTTTCTCAGTCAAGTCCTTGTACGATGCAATGGCTCATAGTGATGTTCCTGTTGATAACAAAAGTTTGTGGAAGCTAAAAACACCTCTAGAGTGAAGATATTCCTCTGGTATTTAAGTAGCGGAGTCATCTTAACTAGAGATAATCTTGCACGACGTAACTGTCAAGGTAGTaagacatgtgtcttttgccaacataATGAGTCTATTAAACACTTATTTTTCAGTGTAAGTTTGCTTGTGTAGTATGAGTAATAGTTCAAGTAGCTTCAAATCAATATCCCCACATAGTGCACGTAACATGTTCGACAATTGGTTGCGGGGCACCGATAAACAATTTTTTGCACATATTCTTGTGGAGGTGGTTGCCTTATGCTGGGCATTGTGGCTTAGCAGGAATGATGTGGTTTTTAATAATAAATGCGTTTCTTCTCCCGTGTAGATTATTCATGCATGTACGCGAGGGCTCCATACTTGGTCTATCCTACGGAGGCCGGAGGACATATAAatttttatgatggcgtctacacggCTGGAACGTACAGCCAGGGAGGTTTTCTCCCTTCATGGATGGTGGTGTAATCACCAGATAGGATTTGCCCCACCCTAGGTTGGATTGATTTATTTTTGCtgtaaaacaatgtttatttttgGGTTGTTTGGAGTTGCTGGCTATGTGCATCATGTTATGCAGAGGCCGGACATTCTTTCTATGTGGTTGTATCATCTTGATAAATCAATTCAATGAAATATCCTTTATCACAATGAGACAAGAAGGTGCAAAGAGCAAGAGAATGGATTGTTAATTTAATACTTTTAGCCGAAGTGGCCCACTTATTTTTGTTTGGAGGAGTTGGTTGGGGATGTGCCCCTACATCTGGGTGACATGAGGTGTTCATATGCTCATATAGATAAGTGGTCAACCAATATGTGAATGCGTTATGTATGTGATGTTAGTCTAATTGattatcaaatcaaatcaaatgttAAAATGCGTGAGTGTATTTTCATAAATGATTGGATGTAATATTTCTACACTATTGTGATGAAACATGTGGGTTTGTTATATACATTTTTATGAATACTTGTTCACACTTCATATATTCTTTGGTCACTAGTTCGGTCCACTCTTTCATGAATGTATCAATCAAACCTCTCTTTGAGAGACCCAAAAGAATAACTTGCATGTGTTTAAAATTAAATATTTTGGAATCTTTAGGATCTATTTTTGTCATGTTTTAAAGATGAACAAAAGAACCAGTTTcgcaaatgtgtgtgtgtgtgtgtgtgtgtgtgtgtgtctaccACCTCCACCGCCTCACCATGCATGCCACTTTCGAACCCTTGGAGGAGGGTTCTACCCTGCCACATCCCGCCTCCGACCCCGATGAGGAGGATCCCACTGTGGCTTCCCCTACCATAGGGAGGCATTTGTTATATAATTTCAGTTGTATATACCATTTTTTAttgagtactccctctgtaaactgatataagagcgt
Protein-coding regions in this window:
- the LOC123171286 gene encoding transcription factor LRL2; the protein is MALVGQPATFCYDGFVGDGVPAFMDAGGVLGFGYGYDHHSHLLEEECLLGGHAHAWELPTGNLGAEAPGSVNAFGSHDLGWTSPAGRMSSSSSVLTFDSPGEDKCAAAAWMDAADQLSYSPSTATAPAGSFSFEGCGGNGPPAASPSHKRPRARAQAQQGTEQESTTLPKKQCGGDRKSAVKPIKTSAATTSAKDPQSDAAKTRRERIGERLRVLQELVPNGNKVDMVTMLDKAITYVKFMQLQLTVLETDAFWPAQGGEAPEISQVKAALDAIILSSSQQPRQWS